From Penicillium digitatum chromosome 5, complete sequence, one genomic window encodes:
- a CDS encoding Ribonuclease H-like domain, with protein MANHQVNPAYYFPGHGPPRLYTEFRVGSGRVFPTEFTPPCPDDTPQSLFPHCPKVTVTDRVHRFIRLNHDNRSVEDEFLIYTGATCFDSGRMNARAGCSFVYNNSTSGFARFPLEYKGPTGQQHTMTIDRAHIRAAIAALRYRDWAADDFSRLIIATDSEYLVEGITISMREWLHWNWMTHAGEPIRNRDLWECLLGEVEIWEESGMSVQFWQIPRESNIKADRHARHAAFMERHREFTDLDGIGTSSI; from the coding sequence ATGGCCAACCATCAAGTAAATCCCGCATATTACTTCCCAGGCCACGGCCCTCCTCGCTTATATACGGAGTTCAGAGTCGGTAGTGGCCGGGTGTTCCCCACAGAGTTCACTCCTCCATGTCCAGATGATACTCCACAGTCCTTGTTCCCCCATTGCCCTAAAGTCACAGTAACGGACCGAGTCCATCGATTCATCCGCCTCAACCACGACAACCGCTCCGTCGAGGACGAATTTCTCATCTATACCGGCGCCACGTGTTTCGATAGCGGCAGAATGAACGCCAGAGCGGGTTGTTCCTTTGTTTATAACAATTCCACATCTGGTTTCGCACGCTTTCCCCTCGAGTACAAAGGGCCCACTGGTCAACAGCACACCATGACAATTGACCGGGCACACATTCGCGCCGCCATTGCAGCTCTGCGATATCGAGACTGGGCTGCAGATGACTTTAGTCGTCTGATCATTGCAACAGACTCGGAGTATCTGGTGGAGGGTATCACAATCTCGATGAGGGAATGGCTACATTGGAACTGGATGACGCACGCCGGGGAACCGATCAGGAATCGGGATCTTTGGGAGTGTCTTCTGGGGGAGGTGGAAATCTGGGAGGAGAGTGGGATGAGTGTCCAATTCTGGCAGATTCCCAGAGAGTCGAACATAAAGGCAGACCGTCATGCTAGACACGCTGCGTTTATGGAAAGACATCGCGAGTTTACGGATCTTGATGGTATCGGCACTAGTTCTATCTAG
- a CDS encoding 1,4-alpha-glucan branching enzyme, core region has product MMSRSTIRRLAGLLLITSLTSSASAARVGDWKPRSIYQTMTDRFARTDGSTTAPCNTTAGLYCGGTWRGTMNQLDYIQGMGFDAVMISPISENVHGQVYYGEAYHGYWPVNLYNINSHFGTHQDLLDLSAAVHSRGMYLMLDTVINNMAYISNGSNPATSIDYSVFTPFNNADYFHPYCKITQWENMTNAQLCQTGDNYVPLPDLYTEHADVQQLMIKWANNVIKTYSIDGLRIDAAKHVNPGFLENFRKGVDTFMTGEVLEGAVDIMVDYQTNYIDSLPNYPIYFQILAAFTDGHTSLLAQEVEKMRISMPDVNAMASFSENHDKPRIGSFSKDMAMAKNILVFTMLFDGIPIIYQGQEQHLSGNSVPVNREAIWHTKYDTSTELYQLIAKLNRIRNHAAHLSADYFEDSTHPIFQGGSELAFTKGVQGRQVVMVLSTQSSTSGAYQIDMPVSYNAGTVVMNVLSCKNYTVDNQGMLHVDMDKGEPRVFYPAQYMDGIGLCGYPDSNVSLTTLKTQNEKTSAGVQSTSGTGLAALLLAVVSSIFVTFL; this is encoded by the exons ATGATGTCACGATCGACCATTCGCCGTTTGGCAGGGCTCCTTTTGATCACGAGCCTCACCTCTTCGGCATCCGCCGCAAGGGTAGGCGACTGGAAGCCCAGATCGATATATCAGACCATGACAGACCGTTTCGCTCGCACAGATGGATCAACAACAGCACCATGCAACACCACGGCGGGTCTTTACTGTGGAGGAACATGGCGAGGAACCATGAACCAACTGGACTACATTCAAGGAATGGGGTTTGATGCTGTAATGATCTCCCCCATCAGCGAAAATGTCCATGGCCAAGTCTACTATGGCGAAGCCTACCACGGGTACTGGCCTGTGAACTTGTACAATATCAACTCTCATTTTGGCACGCATCAAGACTTGCTCGACCTCAGTGCCGCTGTTCACTCCCGGGGCATGTACCTCATGCTGGATACAGTGATCAACAACATGGCCTATATTTCAAATGGTAGCAATCCCGCCACAAGTATCGACTACTCCGTCTTCACACCCTTCAATAACGCCGACTACTTCCATCCCTACTGCAAAATCACACAATGGGAGAACATGACCAATGCCCAGTTATGCCAGACAGGTGATAATTACGTCCCGCTGCCGGATCTTTACACAGAGCACGCGGATGTGCAACAGCTCATGATCAAATGGGCGAACAATGTCATCAAGACTTACTCTATTGACGGGCTCCGGATTGACGCCGCCAAGCACGTCAACCCGGGCTTTCTGGAAAACTTTCGCAAGGGTGTCGACACTTTCATGACAGGAGAAGTCCTTGAAGGAGCGGTCGACATCATGGTAGATTACCAGACCAATTACATCGACAGCTTGCCAAACTATCCGATCTACTTCCAAATATTAGCTGCTTTCACCGATGGCCATACGTCCCTTTTGGCGCAAGAAGTGGAGAAGATGAGAATCTCGATGCCAGACGTCAATGCTATGGCCTCTTTCTCTGAAAATCACGACAAGCCTCGAATTGGTAGCTTCTCCAAGGATATGGCG ATGGCTAAAAACATCCTGGTGTTTACCATGCTGTTTGACGGTATCCCAATTATATACCAAGGCCAAGAGCAACATCTGTCAGGAAATAGTGTGCCTGTCAATCGAGAAGCCATCTGGCACACCAAATACGACACCAGCACAGAGCTCTACCAGCTGATTGCAAAGCTAAATCGCATTCGGAACCACGCAGCCCACTTGAGCGCAGACTACTTCGAAGACTCGACTCATCCTATTTTCCAGGGAGGCAGTGAGCTTGCTTTCACGAAAGGTGTGCAGGGTCGACAAGTAGTCATGGTGTTATCCACTCAATCCTCGACCAGTGGAGCCTACCAAATCGACATGCCAGTCAGCTACAATGCCGGTACGGTGGTGATGAATGTTCTGAGCTGTAAGAACTATACTGTCGACAACCAGGGTATGCTGCATGTCGACATGGATAAGGGAGAGCCCCGGGTTTTCTACCCTGCGCAATACATGGACGGTATTGGTCTTTGTGGCTACCCTGATTCCAACGTTTCCCTCACGACGTTGAAGACTCAAAATGAGAAGACTTCGGCTGGAGTTCAATCAACTAGTGGTACCGGTCTAGCTGCTCTCCTGCTAGCAGTGGTCAGCAGCATCTTCGTGACATTCCTTTGA
- a CDS encoding Glycosyl transferase, family 1, producing MKWSLTSGLVSLLVTTVTAWPYDEAYLDYNLNENKTATNPADYWGTWPGHEGKYHPSPDNWRFPFYSIFLDRFVNGDPTNDNANGTTFEHDVDQRLRHGGDVVGLVDTLDYLQGMGVKGIYIAGTSLLNQPWSSDGYGVLDTTILDAHYGTIQAWRDAITEIHKRGLYVLFDNTIATMGDLIGFEGHLNSSTPFSEKEYRTEWKTARHYRDFTIGAGDYNATCDYPRFWFEDGFPVNESETSGLVGCYNSDFDQYGDIEAFGVWPDWKRQLAKFASVQDRLREWDPNVRARLIRHSCNIIRSLDIDGFRYDKGTQATVDALGDMSAAYRECAREVGKENFFITGEITGGNDFGSIYLGRGRQRNQWPENSAATLKLTNESAAQYFLREAGHEAIDSAAFHYTTYRALTRFLGMDGQLSAGYDAPNDWVDGWDYMLRSNDLINANTGKFDPRHMYGATNQDVFRWPAIANGTHRQLLGAYVTTLMLPGIPLLLWGEEQNFYILDATAENYIYGRQPMSPATAWTSHGCFHLQSSQYYKWPLLAAAQGCKDVTTAYDHRDPSHPVRNIMKQMYHLREQFPVLNDGYSLGNLSKRTDYVYYPGSNGTATETGMWSIYRDVNTEVQDLGSDDNNQPVWLVYQNLNDTRTYTFDCNSENPNKTLTAPFASGVTVKNLFYPYDEIKLIDGARKLGINGSNELNGCVESLKMKAYEFRAYVPIVKHKLPRPMITKFTPGHDFPLRSTVAPNLPENVEIGFYFSEQMDCSSITNGLTFTSSTEIGKVPVLNIDSVVCAPVPTMLQTNWTAEIPSVWRWTANLTGVYNGVHKITLTNATNSQKTSSTHAVDHFLFRIGQFDNPMVFTTANYSSSLLHKKENGDLFIQHHAAGADKYRYSTNWASSFSGWIDYKGGNDTIAKLPWSGTKKQEWEGEHVRVEYWSRLTGSSDYVQQGDADWNHPVTRRFPHAFFNGPYNQYGFDSGLDNKVKLDTKTGVWSFHFTSEWPAVGQLNIWGINPDGKPDQTWVLGDLDNDTILDRSPPSALSATLINITHAPAKGYISHKLYFNDGTLRFWLDPVGHQSTQIAMYVLFWIIPFLTAVGCVYIFMKSFYKVKFNQVGVSEKQNIPLAIWKKIKSTGHRDASSNPLKRLANKSGFMQSTSALGGALASEKRRMVLIATMEYDIEDWAIKIKIGGLGVMAQLMGKTLGHQDLIWVVPCVGGVDYPVDQVAEPMTVTILGSPYQVEVQYHVLNNITYVLLDAPVFRQQSKTEPYPPRMDDLDSAVYYSAWNQCVAEAIKRFPIDTYHINDYHGSLAPLYLLPRTIPACLSLHNAEFQGLWPMRTIKEKEEVCSVFNLDEEVARRYVQFGEVFNLLHAGASYLRVHQQGFGAVGVSKKYGKRSYARYPIFWGLHKVGNLPNPDPSDVGEWTKEPTKEADITVDPTYEAGRGELKRQAQEWAGLDQNPDADLLVFVGRWSMQKGVDLIADALPAVIEARPNVQLICVGPVIDLYGKFAALKLDHMMKVYPGRVFSKPEFTALPPFIFSGAEFALIPSRDEPFGLVAVEFGRKGALGIGARVGGLGQMPGWWYNVESTSTSHLLMQFKLAIEAALNSKTPVRAMMRARSAKQRFPVAQWVEDLEILQSTAIAVHNKVKTNNNNARPGTSSGFGSLSSAMSSMTHLGNGLSSPGMNSPFAHSRESSYSFHQLNNLTPQKKISYSPDPSMEETEKPKSGLSRSLSLGVRSGPGHAGRRKRAAEGMAIPEADENGATDVEGDDSSDDDDAHRAFGDDEYTLTPAQVEAGRRAQAAQRERAQNFQTPSREVSQESMHPRFMASDSPGSPGTPPNADSLLLPPQPFAQSNRLSSASVLSLDSVVGNKTDFKLQKVDPFFTDSTGEYYKTFDKKLDALNGTNSESQLCIEEFLIKSEQQWFDRFRNARLGRSKSPTPSIRHSSRNTDTPDNMFYSDDLVSNVNSNEDVLQDDEFLLGKDYVPPTGLKKWMQIKIGTWPVYSIFLALGQIIAANSYQITLLTGEVGETADKLYGIAATYAIASMCWWLVFRYFKSVVCLSVPWFLYGLAFLLIGSAHWQSNSFSRGWIQNVGTGFYSAASASGSIFFASNFGDEGGAPVEIWIFRACVIQGIQQVYVIALWYWGSTMTKASSEGLLSAQTGIANSWKMSAICYPIAVFLCLVGGLLASGLPNYYRQKPGKVPSFYHSLFRRKIVGWNFVAVILQNFFLSAPYGRNWSFLWTSQHTHPWQIVLLCIVFFGFVWCIFLFGVSMWSKQHSWFLPVFACGLGAPRFIQIWWAISGIGYYLPWAGSYTSGALVSRSLWLWLGVLDSIQGLGFGIILLQTLTRVHMCFALIASQVLGSIATICARAFGPNGVGPGPISPDVTQGAHVLANAWFWVALFCQVLVCGGFLLFFRKEQLAKP from the exons ATGAAGTGGTCACTTACCAGCGGGCTCGTCTCACTTCTCGTGACAACTGTCACAGCTTGGCCCTACGACGAGGCCTATTTGGACTATAACCTCAACGAAAACAAGACCGCCACCAACCCAGCAGATTACTGGGGAACATGGCCTGGCCACGAGGGGAAATATCACCCTTCCCCGGATAATTGGCGCTTCCCGTTCTACTCTATCTTCTTGGATCGCTTCGTGAATGGTGATCCTACCAATGACAACGCAAACGGTACCACGTTCGAGCATGATGTCGACCAACGTCTTCGCCATGGTGGTGATGTGGTCGGCCTTGTTGACACACTAGATTATCTTCAAGGAATGGGAGTCAAG GGTATCTACATTGCAGGAACCTCATTGCTAAACCAGCCTTGGAGTTCGGACGGATACGGTGTTTTGGATACCACGATTCTCGACGCGCATTACGGTACTATCCAGGCTTGGCGAGATGCAATTACCGAAATCCATAAGCGCGGGTTATATGTCTTGTTCGACAACACCATTGCGAC AATGGGTGATTTGATTGGATTTGAAGGCCATCTCAACTCGTCGACTCCATTTTCGGAGAAAGAATACAGGACAGAATGGAAGACTGCACGTCATTACCGAGACTTCACCATTGGAGCTGGTGACTACAACGCGACCTGTGACTACCCACGGTTCTGGTTCGAAGACGGATTCCCCGTGAATGAATCAGAGACCTCGGGCTTAGTTGGATGTTATAACAGCGACTTCGACCAGTACGGTGACATTGAGGCTTTCGGTGTGTGGCCTGATTGGAAGCGACAACTGGCAAAGTTCGCCTCCGTTCAGGATCGTCTCCGCGAATGGGACCCGAATGTTCGCGCAAGGTTGATCCGGCACTCCTGCAATATCATCCGATCTTTGGATATTGATGGTTTCCGTTATGACAAGGGCACACAAGCTACCGTGGATGCCCTAGGAGATATGTCGGCTGCTTACCGAGAATGTGCGCGCGAGGTCGGAAAGGAAAACTTCTTCATCACTGGCGAAATCACCGGTGGAAATGACTTTGGCTCTATCTACCTCGGAAGGGGTAGACAGCGTAACCAGTGGCCTGAAAATTCAGCGGCGACATTGAAATTGACAAATGAGTCCGCCGCCCAGTACTTCTTACGCGAGGCTGGACATGAAGCCATCGACAGCGCGGCATTCCACTACACGACATATCGTGCGTTGACTCGATTCCTCGGCATGGACGGGCAACTTTCAGCGGGCTACGATGCACCCAATGATTGGGTTGATGGCTGGGACTATATGTTGAGATCAAATGATTTGATCAATGCTAATACCGGCAAGTTTGACCCTCGACACATGTATGGTGCGACGAATCAAGATGTCTTCCGTTGGCCAGCGATTGCCAACGGTACACATCGACAGTTACTCGGTGCTTATGTGACTACATTGATGCTTCCCGGAATCCCACTTCTTCTTTGGGGTGAAGAGCAGAACTTCTACATCTTGGACGCCACAGCGGAGAACTATATTTATGGGCGACAGCCAATGTCCCCTGCAACCGCGTGGACGTCCCATGGCTGCTTCCATTTGCAGTCGTCCCAGTACTACAAGTGGCCTCTTTTGGCCGCTGCACAGGGCTGCAAGGACGTGACAACTGCTTACGACCACCGTGACCCTTCCCACCCTGTGCGAAATATCATGAAACAGATGTACCATCTGCGTGAACAATTCCCAGTTCTCAACGACGGTTATTCCCTTGGCAACTTGTCAAAAAGAACTGACTATGTTTACTACCCTGGTTCGAACGGTACGGCTACGGAGACCGGCATGTGGTCCATCTACCGGGATGTCAACACCGAGGTGCAAGATTTGGGCTCTGATGACAACAACCAACCGGTTTGGCTTGTTTACCAAAACCTCAATGACACGAGAACATACACCTTCGACTGCAACTCCGAGAATCCGAATAAGACACTCACCGCTCCATTTGCTTCTGGCGTCACTGTCAAGAACCTTTTCTACCCGTACGACGAGATCAAACTAATTGACGGAGCGCGTAAGCTCGGCATCAACGGGTCCAATGAGTTGAATGGCTGCGTGGAAagtttgaagatgaaggcaTATGAGTTCCGCGCATATGTCCCAATCGTGAAACACAAATTGCCTCGACCCATGATCACCAAATTTACCCCGGGACATGATTTCCCACTACGTTCTACCGTGGCACCCAACCTTCCGGAGAATGTGGAGATTGGATTTTACTTCTCAGAACAGATGGACTGTAGCTCTATTACCAACGGACTTACCTTTACTTCATCCACAGAGATTGGGAAGGTTCCAGTCCTGAATATTGACAGTGTTGTATGCGCACCTGTTCCTACTATGCTCCAAACAAATTGGACTGCGGAGATCCCAAGCGTTTGGAGGTGGACAGCCAACCTTACAGGGGTGTACAACGGAGTGCATAAAATAACTCTCACCAACGCAACCAACTCACAAAAAACATCTTCCACCCACGCCGTTGATCACTTCCTCTTCCGTATCGGCCAGTTTGATAATCCTATGGTATTCACTACTGCAAACTACTCGAGCAGTCTGCTccacaagaaagaaaacggCGACCTGTTTATCCAGCATCACGCTGCTGGTGCTGATAAATACCGTTATTCTACCAATTGGGCATCGTCATTCTCTGGATGGATAGACTACAAAGGTGGAAATGACACCATTGCCAAGCTCCCATGGTCAGGAACCAAGAAGCAGGAGTGGGAGGGTGAGCATGTACGTGTCGAGTACTGGAGTCGTTTGACTGGAAGCAGCGACTATGTGCAGCAAGGTGATGCTGACTGGAATCACCCGGTCACACGACGCTTCCCTCATGCTTTCTTCAACGGACCTTACAATCAGTATGGATTTGACTCGGGCCTTGACAACAAGGTCAAGCTTGACACCAAAACCGGAGTCTGGTCCTTCCATTTCACTTCTGAATGGCCCGCAGTCGGGCAGCTTAACATCTGGGGCATCAATCCGGACGGAAAGCCCGATCAAACCTGGGTTTTGGGTGACCTCGACAATGACACAATCCTGGACCGAAGTCCCCCGTCTGCTCTTAGCGCAACCTTGATCAATATCACCCATGCACCAGCCAAGGGCTACATCTCTCACAAGCTCTACTTCAATGATGGAACTCTCCGTTTCTGGCTTGATCCGGTTGGACATCAGTCCACACAGATTGCCATGTATGTGTTATTCTGGATCATACCATTCCTCACTGCCGTGGGATGTGTGTACATCTTCATGAAGTCCTTTTATAAGGTCAAATTTAACCAGGTCGGTGTGAGCGAGAAACAAAACATTCCCCTCGCGATTTGGAAAAAGATAAAGTCCACTGGTCACAGGGATGCATCTTCAAACCCACTTAAGCGCCTGGCCAACAAATCCGGCTTCATGCAGAGCACCTCTGCTCTAGGCGGAGCTCTTGCGTCCGAGAAGCGACGCATGGTTCTTATTGCTACCATGGAGTACGACATCGAGGACTGGGCCATCAAAATCAAGATTGGTGGTCTCGGTGTCATGGCCCAGCTCATGGGCAAGACCCTCGGTCATCAAGACCTAATTTGGGTTGTTCCTTGTGTTGGAGGTGTCGACTACCCTGTGGACCAGGTGGCAGAGCCTATGACAGTCACCATTCTCGGTAGCCCCTACCAGGTTGAAGTCCAGTACCACGTCTTGAATAACATCACCTATGTGCTACTCGATGCTCCAGTGTTCCGTCAACAGTCAAAGACCGAGCCTTACCCTCCTCGTATGGATGACCTGGATAGTGCAGTGTACTATTCGGCATGGAACCAGTGTGTCGCTGAAGCCATTAAGCGATTCCCAATTGATACCTACCACATCAACGACTACCACGGCTCCCTCGCACCGCTTTACTTACTACCAAGAACTATCCCTGCTTGTCTGTCATTGCACAATGCCGAATTTCAAGGCCTCTGGCCGATGCGAACCATTAAGGAAAAAGAGGAGGTTTGCTCGGTTTTCAACCTTGATGAAGAGGTCGCTCGTCGTTACGTGCAATTCGGTGAAGTGTTTAACTTACTCCACGCCGGTGCAAGTTATCTCCGTGTTCACCAGCAAGGCTTTGGTGCCGTCGGTGTCTCTAAGAAGTACGGTAAACGGTCCTACGCTCGCTATCCTATCTTCTGGGGTTTACACAAGGTCGGCAATCTACCTAACCCTGATCCATCTGACGTCGGTGAATGGACAAAGGAGCCCACCAAAGAGGCAGACATCACTGTCGATCCAACATACGAGGCTGGCCGTGGTGAACTTAAGAGGCAGGCCCAGGAATGGGCAGGGCTCGACCAAAACCCTGACGCTGACCTGCTTGTCTTCGTCGGTCGCTGGTCTATGCAAAAGGGTGTTGATCTCATTGCGGATGCACTGCCTGCCGTTATTGAAGCTCGGCCCAATGTGCAGTTGATCTGTGTTGGCCCCGTTATTGATCTCTATGGTAAATTTGCAGCTCTTAAGCTTGACCATATGATGAAAGTCTACCCCGGACGAGTCTTTTCAAAGCCTGAATTCACTGCACTTCCGCCATTCATCTTCTCTGGTGCCGAGTTCGCCCTGATCCCATCTCGTGACGAGCCCTTCGGTCTGGTGGCTGTAGAGTTTGGCCGAAAGGGTGCATTGGGTATCGGTGCTCGTGTTGGTGGTCTTGGCCAAATGCCAGGCTGGTGGTACAATGTGGAATCCACCTCGACGTCTCATCTTCTCATGCAATTCAAGCTTGCAATTGAGGCAGCCCTGAATTCCAAGACACCCGTTCGTGCGATGATGCGTGCGAGATCGGCGAAACAGCGTTTCCCTGTTGCTCAATGGGTTGAGGATCTTGAAATCCTCCAATCTACTGCCATCGCAGTCCACAACAAAGTTAAGacaaacaacaacaacgcTCGACCTGGCACTTCTTCTGGATTTGGCAGTCTCAGTTCGGCAATGAGCTCTATGACTCATCTCGGCAACGGGCTGTCTTCACCTGGCATGAACTCTCCATTCGCGCATTCCAGAGAAAGCAGCTACTCCTTTCATCAATTGAACAACCTGACTCCACAAAAGAAGATCAGCTACAGCCCGGATCCAAgcatggaagaaacggaGAAACCGAAGTCGGGACTGAGTCGTTCTCTCTCCCTGGGTGTCCGCTCAGGCCCAGGTCATGCCGGACGTCGCAAAAGGGCAGCGGAGGGTATGGCCATCCCAGAAGCCGATGAGAATGGAGCTACGGATGTCGAGGGCGACGATAGtagcgacgacgacgatgcCCATCGCGCCTTTGGCGATGACGAATACACTCTTACCCCAGCACAAGTCGAGGCAGGACGACGAGCCCAGGCTGCTCAAAGGGAGCGTGCTCAAAACTTCCAAACTCCATCAAGAGAAGTCAGTCAAGAGTCTATGCATCCCCGGTTCATGGCTTCGGACAGCCCGGGAAGTCCGGGAACACCACCGAACGCGGACAGcctccttcttcctcctcagcCGTTTGCCCAGTCAAACCGTTTAAGTAGCGCATCCGTTCTCTCTCTGGACTCCGTTGTCGGCAACAAGACAGACTTCAAGCTACAGAAGGTCGATCCTTTCTTCACGGATAGCACTGGCGAGTACTACAAGACTTTTGACAAGAAACTGGATGCCCTGAACGGAACCAACTCCGAGTCGCAACTTTGCATCGAAGAGTTCTTGATTAAGAGCGAACAGCAGTGGTTTGACAGGTTCCGCAATGCCAGACTGGGTCGCAGCAAATCTCCCACCCCATCGATCCGTCATTCATCAAGAAACACTGATACACCAGACAACATGTTTTACAGTGATGATCTCGTCTCCAACGTGAACAGCAACGAAGATGTGCTTCAGGATGACGAGTTCCTCCTTGGAAAAGACTACGTGCCTCCAACTGGACTCAAAAAATGGATGCAGATCAAAATTGGAACCTGGCCCGTCTACTCCATCTTCCTCGCTTTGGGTCAGATCATCGCTGCAAATTCCTACCAGATCACTCTACTCACAGGTGAAGTCGGTGAGACCGCGGATAAGTTGTATGGAATTGCAGCAACATATGCCATTGCATCTATGTGCTGGTGGCTCGTGTTCCGGTACTTCAAGTCTGTCGTCTGTCTTTCTGTTCCCTGGTTCCTATATGGTCTTGCATTCCTCTTGATTGGATCTGCTCACTGGCAAAGCAATTCCTTCAGTCGGGGATGGATCCAGAATGTCGGCACCGGTTTCTACTCTGCGGCCTCTGCCAGTGGATCCATCTTCTTCGCTTCCAATTTCGGTGATGAGGGAGGTGCTCCCGTCGAGATTTGGATTTTCCGCGCCTGTGTGATTcaaggtattcagcaggTTTACGTTATTGCCCTCTGGTACTGGGGTTCTACTATGACAAAGGCTTCCTCAGAGGGTCTCTTGAGTGCTCAGACTGGCATTGCCAACAGCTGGAAGATGAG TGCGATTTGTTATCCCATCGCCGTCTTCCTATGCCTCGTGGGCGGTCTGTTGGCCTCGGGTCTTCCCAACTACTACCGCCAGAAGCCCGGAAAGGTGCCATCCTTCTACCATTCCCTTTTCCGAAGAAAGATCGTCGGTTGGAATTTCGTCGCCGTCATCCTGCAGAACTTCTTCCTCAGCGCTCCATACGGTCGCAACTGGAGCT TCCTGTGGACCTCGCAGCACACCCACCCATGGCAGATCGTTCTCCTCTGCATCGTGTTCTTCGGCTTCGTGTGGtgcatcttcctcttcggtgTCAGCATGTGGTCCAAGCAACACAGTTGGTTCCTTCCCGTTTTCGCCTGCGGCCTGGGCGCACCCCGCTTCATCCAGATCTGGTGGGCCATCTCCGGCATCGGGTACTATCTGCCCTGGGCCGGAAGTTACACTTCCGGCGCTCTCGTCTCTCGCAGTCTCTGGTTGTGGCTGGGCGTGTTGGATTCCATCCAAGGTCTTGGATTCGGTATCATCCTTCTGCAGACGCTCACTCGAGTCCACATGTGTTTCGCTCTCATTGCGTCACAGGTGCTTGGTTCCATTGCGACTATCTGCGCCCGAGCTTTCGGTCCCAACGGTGTAGGCCCTGGTCCGATTTCTCCTGACGTGACCCAGGGCGCCCATGTCTTGGCTAATGCCTGGTTCTGGGTGGCTTTGTTCTGTCAGGTGTTGGTCTG TGGCGGATTCTTGCTGTTCTTCCGTAAGGAACAACTCGCCAAACCATAA